Genomic segment of Acinetobacter larvae:
TTATTGCTGCGATCTGCTGGGTATCTTGTTCTGAAGAAAGATTTGCTTGAAATGAGTACTGCATATTGCTCACAACATGATTCAAAATGAACAGTATGATACCATTAGGTCACTTGAAAACCTATGTCGTCTTTGCTGTGGACGTGACCAAGTCATAGCTGCTTTTTATTTTCATTCTATCTCTCCATACGATGCGTTGATCATGTATAGCTCCACCTCCAATAGCCTTTGGCAGCCACCGATGCGTGATGGTGTTAGTGCCAGTCAAGTCTATTTACCCAACAGTGATGCGACCACTGTTTTTGAATACTTATGCCAAGAATTTTCACATATTGCAGCCAGCGAATGGCAACGCCGCTTTGAGCAGCAGTTAATTTTCGATCAGTCCGGTCGAGTCTTAACACAACACAGCGCCTATCTAGCGCACACGCATATTTTTTATTATCGTTTTTTGGCACATGAAGCGGTGGTACCATTTCAAGAGAAAATTTTATTTGAAAATGAACATTTACTCGTAGTCGATAAACCTCATTTTCTTACAGTGAGCCCTACAGGACAGTATGTACAACAAAGCTTATTGGTCAGACTGAAAAAAGCCACACAAAACCCAGAACTGAGCCCGATCCATCGCTTAGACCGTGAAACGGCGGGGGTAATATTATTTGCCAAACAAGCCCGTAGCCGCGCAGCCTACCAACAACTCTTTGCAGAAGCCCTGGTTGAAAAACAATACCACGCCATTGCGCCATATCGTGCTGATTTAGCCTTCCCACTACAACTCAACCTCAGAATGGTTAAATCAGAGCCTTTTTATACCATGCGTATGGTTGATGGACCTCAAAACTCTCGTACCCGTATTAACTTAATCGAACGGCAGCAAGACTGGGCAAAATACTTACTCTGTCCAGAGACGGGCAAACAGCATCAATTGCGCGTTCACCTCAATCACTTGGGCATACCAATACGTAATGATCGCCTTTATCCGCACATTTCACATAAAGCAGCAGATGATTTTAGCCATCCCTTACAGTTACTTGCCAAGCAGATTCGCTTTCAAGATCCCTTTAGTGGCACAGTACAGCAGTATAACTCACACTTTAACCTGTCATTATAATGTCAATGTAATTACGAAATTAAACTTGCATTTTGACTGGCAATATCACTACAATCTCTTTGTTTAATATATGTATTCAAACTTGACAATGTTTGGTTTTATTTATGAGAAAGACAGAAGTCTATCAAGTCCGCCTTGATTCACAAGAAAAAAAACAGGCTTTTGCTGTATTTAAACAGCTAGGGATTACACCTGCACAAGCAGTTCGTTTATTCTTCAAACAAGTGGTTTTGACCAAGTCCATTCCATTTGCCATTGAAAACCAAAGCATCAATACCGATACCTTACTCAAGCCCAAGAAAAGCAAACTCGATCAGGACTATGCCGTGCAGCATGATACGGCACTACAGCACAACACAGCGCAATCCAGCCAAGTAGATCCCGATCACAATGAGCATGAAGATATTTTCGCCGAATTAAATGCCATTTTAGGGGAAAGCCAACAAGATAATCCCTAAAACAAGCTAATCCCCAAAACAAGCTAATCCCTAAAAAATTAACCAGACTCAGCACACAATTGACCGTCATACCGACAGCATGCCCCATCACAAAGGTCTCAAACGCCACACGGTATATGGTATACAAGCAGAGACTGTATTTCAAAAGCACTGATCGAATACTGCTTTCCCCAAGCACATCACGCCAGCAGAAAACCAATGGCTGGCAATCGGACTGAGTCTTTCATTTAAATG
This window contains:
- a CDS encoding pseudouridine synthase → MYSSTSNSLWQPPMRDGVSASQVYLPNSDATTVFEYLCQEFSHIAASEWQRRFEQQLIFDQSGRVLTQHSAYLAHTHIFYYRFLAHEAVVPFQEKILFENEHLLVVDKPHFLTVSPTGQYVQQSLLVRLKKATQNPELSPIHRLDRETAGVILFAKQARSRAAYQQLFAEALVEKQYHAIAPYRADLAFPLQLNLRMVKSEPFYTMRMVDGPQNSRTRINLIERQQDWAKYLLCPETGKQHQLRVHLNHLGIPIRNDRLYPHISHKAADDFSHPLQLLAKQIRFQDPFSGTVQQYNSHFNLSL
- a CDS encoding type II toxin-antitoxin system RelB/DinJ family antitoxin, which translates into the protein MRKTEVYQVRLDSQEKKQAFAVFKQLGITPAQAVRLFFKQVVLTKSIPFAIENQSINTDTLLKPKKSKLDQDYAVQHDTALQHNTAQSSQVDPDHNEHEDIFAELNAILGESQQDNP